In one Cyclopterus lumpus isolate fCycLum1 chromosome 22, fCycLum1.pri, whole genome shotgun sequence genomic region, the following are encoded:
- the tedc1 gene encoding tubulin epsilon and delta complex protein 1 has protein sequence MRRGTAAVSVEVKQVIGALCRLLAAAGLEPVPSPDNFRRAKFGGGPEVEDQFWQLLASFLQTSSVVSREAAAQPGGATENRKLVAAGLWQTGYHADWMYGSWGGTGGEERGRLSSRDLLLALGWLLATGKLEELLTRRVQRLDKTLLTPPPVNRPLPNKLPSDSASLRKLHWLIGCLRCQGRTLLSMQEERTHLLHAVFFASIASSVSSSSSSDQRSAVLREDCVCVQQLCNLLEAYLNWKRVEKVFWTWMDSVLDCHLTNPVVEKPTYDAPNGSASVCHHGNWGLEKLEEMLLRLPTGQKGQRRGRGDAEDGGGRRRSQGGSDTSCLPPLLSSLPCQPSLSQVYRARLQTGRPVRHSSQPAEGTYGRAETPDELPASQAAQLLLQTEALLLERRDRQRLANRMQLQEMIGRMDELVLIPPQTFF, from the exons ATGCGGCGGGGAACAGCGGCTGTGAGTGTGGAAGTGAAGCAGGTGATAGGAGCTCTGTGCAGACTGCTGGCGGCCGCCGGCCTGGAACCTGTCCCGTCACCGGACAACTTCCGGCGGGCGAAGTTCGGCGGGGGACCCGAGGTG GAGGACCAGTTCTGGCAGCTTCTCGCCAGCTTCCTTCAGACATCTAGCGTTGTTTCCCGGGAAGCCGCTGCACAGCCAGGAGGAG CCACAGAGAACAGGAAGCTGGTGGCGGCAGGCCTCTGGCAGACTGGCTACCATGCGGACTGGATGTATGGGAGCTggggaggaacaggaggagaggagcgagggaGACTCTCCAGCAGAGACCTCCTCCTGGCGCTGGGCTGGCTGCTCGCTACAGGAAAACTGGAGGAGCTGTTGACCCGGCGAGTGCAGCGGCTGGACAAGACCCTGCTCACGCCTCCACCT GTGAACCGTCCGCTCCCCAACAAGCTCCCGTCGGATTCTGCATCTCTGAGGAAACTTCATTGGCTCATTGGTTGCCTGAGATGCCAGGGGCGGACCCTGCTGTCCATGCAAGAGGAGCGGACTCACTTGCTCCACGCT GTTTTCTTTGCCAGCATTGCCTCTTctgtatcctcctcctcctcctctgatcaACGCTCAGCCGTGCTAAGGGAG gactgtgtttgtgtgcagcagcTCTGTAACCTCTTAGAAGCATATCTGAACTGGAAACGGGTGGAGAAAGTCTTCTGGACCTGGATG gaCAGTGTGTTGGATTGCCATCTGACAAATCCTGTCGTTGAGAAGCCTACATATGATGCACCCAATGGGAGCGCAAGCGTGTGTCACCATGGAAACTGGGGGCTGGAGAAATTGGAGGAGATGCTGTTGAGGCTGCCTACAGGACAg aaaggacagaggagaggtagaggggATGctgaggacggaggaggaaggaggaggtcgCAGGGTGGATCGGACAcctcttgtctccctcctcttctctcctctctcccctgcCAGCCCTCCCTCTCCCAGGTCTACCGAGCCAGGCTCCAGACCGGGAGGCCAGTTCGACACAGCAGCCAGCCAGCAGAGGGGACCTACGGCAGGGCCGAGACTCCGGACGAGCTCCCAGCGTCTCAGGCTGCccagctgctgcttcagacagaggctctgctgctggagaggagggacaGGCAGAGACTGGCCAATAGGATGCAGCTGCAGGAGATGATTGGCAGGATGGACGAACTGGTGTTGATACCAccacagacttttttttaa